The proteins below are encoded in one region of Bacteroidota bacterium:
- a CDS encoding HD domain-containing protein produces MKNPVLDITEPLLFAVGQIADQAGVEAYVVGGFVRDVLLCRGNDRDIDITVVGDGVAFAKRVAAEFEGAHVVVYEKFRTAMVEVGEVKLEFVGARKESYRSASRNPVTEAGTLDDDLARRDFTVNALAASLNTGHFGEIVDLFGGLDDLKMRILRTPLDPAVTFEDDPLRMMRAARFAAQLEFMVVPEALDAMHHMRERIKIVSQERTSDEFVKIMASARPSLGINILYETGLLDFVFPEIARLAGVDLMMVGVQEFAHKDVFKHTMRVVDNAAEMTNNVWLRFAALLHDVAKPKTKSFKDGYGWTFYAHDVIGARWVEKIFRRMKLPLDAAKYVEKLVRLHMRPMALVDEGVTDSAVRRVLFEAGDDIEDLMTLCRADITSKNPRLISKYQRNYDLVWEKMQEVEAKDQMRAFQSPVRGEEIMKITGLPPSKTIGVLKDEIENAILDGIIANDYEAAKAYLMQIKDEIVAANPLTPREAARRQSLETSDPS; encoded by the coding sequence GTGAAGAACCCAGTACTCGATATCACCGAACCATTGCTCTTTGCTGTCGGCCAGATCGCAGATCAGGCCGGTGTCGAGGCATATGTCGTCGGCGGATTCGTCCGCGACGTGCTGCTCTGTCGCGGCAACGACCGCGACATCGACATTACTGTCGTCGGCGATGGTGTTGCATTCGCCAAGCGGGTCGCTGCCGAGTTCGAAGGGGCACATGTCGTCGTGTACGAGAAATTCCGGACGGCGATGGTCGAGGTCGGCGAAGTGAAGCTTGAGTTCGTCGGTGCGCGAAAGGAATCGTATCGTTCGGCTTCGCGAAATCCGGTGACCGAAGCAGGCACGCTCGACGACGATCTCGCCAGGCGCGATTTCACCGTCAATGCTCTCGCCGCTTCGCTCAATACCGGTCACTTCGGTGAGATCGTAGATCTCTTCGGCGGACTTGACGATCTGAAGATGCGCATCCTCCGCACACCGCTCGATCCTGCAGTGACCTTCGAGGACGATCCGCTTCGCATGATGCGTGCCGCCCGTTTTGCCGCGCAGCTTGAGTTTATGGTCGTACCCGAAGCGCTCGATGCGATGCACCACATGCGCGAGCGCATCAAAATCGTCTCGCAGGAACGCACGAGCGACGAGTTCGTGAAGATCATGGCTTCGGCACGGCCGAGCCTCGGTATCAATATCCTCTATGAAACGGGACTGCTCGACTTCGTCTTCCCGGAGATCGCCCGCCTCGCCGGTGTTGATCTGATGATGGTCGGCGTGCAGGAGTTCGCGCATAAAGATGTGTTCAAGCACACGATGCGCGTTGTCGACAACGCAGCCGAGATGACGAACAATGTCTGGCTCCGCTTCGCCGCGCTCTTGCACGATGTCGCCAAGCCGAAGACGAAGTCGTTCAAAGATGGCTACGGTTGGACGTTCTATGCGCACGATGTGATCGGCGCGCGGTGGGTCGAGAAGATCTTCCGCCGGATGAAGCTTCCGCTCGATGCCGCGAAGTACGTCGAGAAACTGGTTCGCCTGCACATGCGGCCGATGGCGCTGGTGGACGAAGGCGTGACCGATAGCGCGGTGCGGCGTGTACTCTTCGAAGCAGGCGACGACATCGAGGATCTGATGACGCTCTGTCGGGCGGATATCACGTCAAAGAACCCGCGCCTGATCAGCAAGTATCAGCGCAACTACGATCTTGTCTGGGAGAAGATGCAGGAGGTCGAGGCCAAAGACCAGATGCGTGCATTCCAGTCGCCGGTGCGCGGCGAGGAGATCATGAAGATCACCGGCCTGCCACCGTCGAAAACCATCGGTGTACTGAAGGATGAGATCGAGAACGCCATCCTCGACGGCATCATCGCGAATGATTACGAGGCCGCGAAAGCATACCTGATGCAGATCAAGGATGAGATCGTTGCAGCAAATCCGTTGACGCCGCGCGAAGCAGCGCGACGACAGAGCCTTGAGACCTCCGATCCTTCGTAA
- a CDS encoding adenosylmethionine--8-amino-7-oxononanoate transaminase produces MNAPLWQSWDSEFVWHPYTQMQLVPDAVPVERAEGSYLYLSDGRKIFDGISSWWVTLHGHAQPRIAAAIGAQAAKMEQVIFAGFTHEPAATLAKRLVERMPRGLAKLFLSDNGSTAVEVALKMSLQYWQLRGETRTTFLALEDAYHGDTFGAMAASARSAFTAAFDPLLFDVVRLPFPAPPFAGNDYSDAEHRFLNDLGRHCKLSKPAAFIFEPLLLGAGGMRMWRAEVLREAVTIAREAGVLTIADEVLTGFGRTGTFVACEQAGVSPDMMTLSKGITGGFLPLGATLCTREIFDAFLSDDRKKTFFHGHSYTGNPISCAAAVASLDVFDSEPVFDRIAAIGAVHSERMRPLAAKLGYASRMLGTVAVMEPNNAEGYLSMNSLDLSKRALAEGLLIRPLGDTIYFLPPYSTRAEDMHMAYDVLERLLTTTSF; encoded by the coding sequence ATGAACGCACCACTCTGGCAATCGTGGGACTCCGAGTTCGTCTGGCACCCGTACACCCAGATGCAGCTTGTGCCGGATGCCGTGCCCGTCGAGCGTGCTGAAGGCTCATACCTGTATCTATCGGATGGCCGAAAGATCTTCGATGGCATCTCATCTTGGTGGGTGACGCTCCATGGCCATGCACAACCGAGGATCGCTGCAGCCATCGGCGCGCAAGCGGCAAAGATGGAACAGGTGATCTTTGCCGGTTTCACGCATGAACCCGCTGCCACGCTTGCAAAGCGACTCGTCGAGCGCATGCCGCGCGGACTCGCGAAGCTGTTTCTCAGCGACAATGGCTCGACAGCCGTGGAAGTCGCGCTGAAGATGTCGCTGCAATACTGGCAACTTCGCGGCGAAACACGGACGACATTTCTCGCACTCGAGGACGCATACCACGGGGATACGTTTGGTGCAATGGCAGCAAGCGCACGCAGTGCGTTCACGGCGGCGTTCGATCCGCTGCTCTTCGATGTTGTTCGCTTGCCGTTTCCAGCACCACCGTTTGCAGGCAATGACTACTCGGACGCCGAGCATCGCTTCCTCAACGATCTGGGCCGACACTGCAAACTCTCGAAGCCGGCCGCGTTCATCTTCGAACCGCTCTTACTCGGTGCGGGCGGGATGCGTATGTGGCGGGCCGAAGTACTGCGCGAGGCGGTGACGATCGCGCGCGAGGCCGGTGTGCTAACAATTGCAGATGAAGTGCTCACAGGCTTCGGTCGAACCGGTACGTTTGTGGCGTGCGAACAGGCCGGTGTCTCGCCCGATATGATGACGCTTTCAAAAGGCATCACGGGCGGCTTCCTTCCGCTCGGCGCAACGCTCTGCACCCGCGAGATCTTCGATGCATTCTTAAGCGACGACCGCAAAAAGACATTCTTTCACGGCCACAGCTACACCGGTAACCCGATCAGTTGTGCTGCTGCCGTTGCATCGCTCGACGTCTTCGATAGCGAGCCGGTGTTCGATCGCATCGCCGCCATCGGCGCTGTCCACTCCGAGCGTATGAGACCGCTCGCTGCGAAGCTTGGCTATGCAAGCCGCATGTTGGGGACGGTGGCCGTCATGGAGCCGAACAATGCCGAAGGATATCTGAGCATGAACTCGCTTGATCTCTCGAAGCGCGCACTCGCCGAAGGCCTGCTCATTCGTCCGCTCGGCGATACGATCTACTTCTTGCCGCCATACTCCACACGTGCGGAAGATATGCACATGGCCTATGACGTGCTTGAACGCCTCCTGACAACAACGTCATTCTGA
- the bioD gene encoding ATP-dependent dethiobiotin synthetase BioD: MKKQFVIAGTDTNIGKTILSSLLMCGFDDLSYWKPVQSGLEDETDTDVVRELSGCADDRIIGEAYRLNQPLSPHLSARLDGVTIDTSRLVVPERSPLVIELAGGLLVPITDDVLQIDIVKRWNLPVILATRSSLGTINHSLLSIEAMRSRGIEIAGFVPIGEHNPENERAVERMGRIKLIGRIGRIGQIDRASLEHEFQTHFTPLRTLLQ; encoded by the coding sequence GTGAAGAAGCAATTTGTCATCGCCGGTACCGACACGAACATTGGCAAGACGATTCTGTCGTCATTGCTGATGTGCGGGTTCGACGATCTCTCGTACTGGAAGCCCGTTCAGTCGGGGCTGGAGGATGAAACAGATACTGACGTTGTGCGTGAATTGTCAGGTTGTGCCGACGATCGCATCATCGGCGAAGCGTATCGATTGAACCAGCCGCTTTCACCGCATCTCTCGGCGCGACTCGATGGAGTAACGATCGATACGAGCAGGTTAGTGGTACCGGAGCGTTCGCCGCTTGTCATCGAGCTTGCAGGAGGATTGCTCGTGCCGATCACCGACGATGTGTTGCAGATCGATATCGTCAAGCGATGGAACCTGCCCGTGATCCTCGCAACGCGCTCATCGCTCGGGACGATCAATCACTCGCTGCTTTCGATCGAAGCGATGCGAAGCCGAGGCATCGAGATCGCGGGCTTCGTGCCGATCGGGGAGCACAACCCGGAGAACGAGCGGGCGGTGGAGAGAATGGGACGAATAAAACTGATAGGGCGGATAGGTCGTATCGGTCAGATCGACCGCGCCAGCCTGGAGCATGAATTTCAGACACACTTCACACCGCTTCGCACACTCCTGCAATGA
- a CDS encoding 8-amino-7-oxononanoate synthase: MPSSQDVIRRLDSELRSLEAKERKRTLRPAEGIDFTSNDYLALTHSGELRTRVIAELSKGKIPLGSGGSRLLRGNHEWHEEAEVYFAAWQGTEASLFFTSGYAANMAVLTAIPTRRDVIIYDTFVHASIKEGIHASFATKRTFEHNSIESLISALDASAGADAVFVVVESLYSMDGDEAPLDELARLSRERGFALIVDEAHATGLFGGEGRGLIDERGVRSDVFASVHPCGKALAGAGAFVCGSDTVKSYLLNRARTMIFTTALPPIVAYTLTQAIEILRHDPVRLCRVFEHAAYVRERLTPALKRWTVYPGRSPIIPLVVGMDAESVAVAEELHARGMDVRPIRPPTVAEGSARFRLTVNSEHTKAELDLLCDSLIQLEQQFSE, translated from the coding sequence ATGCCGTCATCGCAGGATGTAATCCGGCGCCTGGACTCCGAACTTCGCTCGCTCGAAGCGAAGGAGCGCAAGCGCACGCTACGTCCGGCAGAAGGCATCGACTTTACTTCCAACGATTATCTCGCGCTCACCCATAGCGGCGAGCTTCGCACCCGCGTGATCGCGGAGCTTTCGAAGGGCAAGATCCCGCTCGGCTCCGGCGGTTCGCGTTTGCTTCGCGGCAATCACGAGTGGCACGAAGAGGCCGAGGTGTACTTTGCGGCGTGGCAAGGCACAGAGGCTTCGCTGTTCTTCACATCGGGATACGCAGCGAACATGGCCGTGCTCACGGCGATACCGACGCGCCGCGACGTGATCATCTACGATACGTTCGTTCATGCGAGTATTAAGGAAGGGATACACGCAAGCTTTGCGACAAAGCGGACCTTCGAGCATAACTCCATTGAGTCGCTCATCTCGGCGCTCGACGCTTCCGCCGGTGCGGATGCAGTGTTCGTCGTCGTCGAGAGTCTATACTCGATGGACGGCGACGAGGCACCGCTTGACGAACTCGCACGGCTCTCACGCGAACGCGGCTTCGCGCTTATCGTGGATGAAGCCCATGCGACCGGTCTCTTCGGCGGCGAGGGCAGAGGATTAATCGACGAGCGCGGCGTTCGTTCGGATGTCTTTGCAAGCGTGCACCCCTGCGGCAAAGCGCTTGCCGGTGCCGGTGCGTTCGTCTGCGGGAGCGATACGGTCAAGAGCTACCTGCTCAATCGCGCACGCACGATGATCTTCACGACGGCGCTTCCTCCGATCGTCGCGTACACGCTGACGCAGGCGATCGAAATTCTTCGGCACGATCCTGTGCGCCTTTGTCGAGTCTTTGAACATGCAGCCTACGTACGTGAGCGACTAACGCCTGCACTCAAGCGATGGACCGTGTATCCCGGTCGCTCGCCGATCATTCCGCTCGTCGTTGGGATGGATGCAGAGTCGGTTGCAGTGGCGGAAGAACTGCATGCGCGAGGCATGGATGTGCGGCCCATTCGCCCGCCGACCGTTGCCGAAGGAAGCGCTCGCTTTCGGTTGACCGTGAATTCCGAGCATACGAAGGCAGAGCTCGATCTGCTCTGCGATTCGCTCATTCAACTTGAACAACAGTTTTCAGAGTGA
- the bioB gene encoding biotin synthase BioB: protein MISLDRVRGLYDMPLLQLISEANRIHSEHHGFEDIQLCTLLSVKTGGCPEDCAYCPQSARYDTDVDAQKMLDHATVMDAATRAKEAGSTRFCMGAAWREVRDGKDFDAVLEMVRDVKNLGMEVCTTLGMVNADQARRLKEAGLTAYNHNLDTSEGFYGSIIHTRTYDDRLDTLRNVQSNGISVCCGGIIGMGESADDRVGFLHTLANLDPQPESVPINALVPVEGTPLADMPPLDPLEFVRVIACARILMPRARVRLSAGRLSLTREAQTLAFLAGANSIFTGEKLLTTPNPGTNEDADLLATLGVKPTVPYSTEFSLTA, encoded by the coding sequence ATGATCTCACTTGACCGAGTTCGCGGCCTCTACGATATGCCGCTGTTGCAACTCATCTCTGAAGCGAACCGCATCCACTCGGAGCATCATGGCTTTGAAGATATCCAACTCTGCACGCTGCTGTCGGTGAAGACCGGCGGATGTCCGGAGGATTGCGCCTACTGCCCGCAATCGGCCCGCTACGATACCGACGTCGATGCCCAGAAGATGCTTGATCATGCAACCGTAATGGACGCAGCGACCCGGGCAAAAGAAGCCGGCTCTACTCGCTTCTGTATGGGGGCTGCATGGCGCGAAGTGCGCGACGGTAAGGACTTCGATGCCGTGCTCGAGATGGTCCGCGACGTGAAGAATCTCGGCATGGAAGTGTGTACCACGCTCGGCATGGTCAACGCCGATCAGGCACGCAGACTAAAAGAAGCAGGACTCACGGCGTACAATCACAACCTCGATACATCGGAAGGCTTCTACGGTTCGATCATCCATACCCGGACGTATGACGATCGCTTGGATACGCTACGCAACGTTCAGTCGAACGGCATCTCGGTCTGCTGTGGCGGTATCATCGGCATGGGAGAGAGTGCCGACGACCGCGTCGGTTTCTTGCACACGCTCGCCAATCTCGATCCGCAACCCGAGAGCGTGCCGATCAACGCACTCGTTCCGGTCGAAGGCACGCCGCTTGCCGACATGCCGCCGCTCGATCCGCTGGAGTTTGTCAGAGTTATCGCCTGCGCACGCATCCTCATGCCGCGCGCACGAGTGCGGCTGAGCGCCGGCCGGCTCTCGCTCACGCGCGAGGCGCAGACGCTTGCATTCCTTGCCGGCGCGAACTCGATCTTCACGGGCGAGAAGCTACTCACCACTCCGAACCCCGGCACGAACGAGGATGCCGATCTGCTTGCGACACTCGGCGTGAAGCCGACCGTCCCGTATTCGACCGAGTTCTCGCTCACTGCGTAA
- a CDS encoding Rieske (2Fe-2S) protein → MWVYGIQTDELQEGQIFCKSLLNKRILLTKSDGQIFACGSVCPHQGYSMENGLVFDKEITCTEHSWTFSLENGQLTFPGSGPRIPVYPIRVVEGRVEVDVSE, encoded by the coding sequence ATGTGGGTATATGGAATACAAACCGATGAGTTACAGGAAGGTCAAATTTTTTGTAAGTCGTTGTTAAACAAACGAATATTGCTGACCAAAAGCGACGGTCAGATCTTTGCGTGCGGTTCCGTTTGCCCCCATCAGGGCTATTCGATGGAGAACGGGCTCGTCTTCGACAAGGAGATCACGTGTACCGAACACAGCTGGACCTTCTCGCTCGAGAACGGTCAACTCACCTTCCCGGGAAGCGGACCGCGTATTCCGGTCTATCCCATTCGAGTAGTAGAGGGGCGTGTCGAAGTGGACGTTTCGGAATAA
- a CDS encoding c-type cytochrome: MKKFFKILGIVLGCVVILILGFLGYLKMHGFPKFSEADLHRPNIHVQSSPDRIARGAKIVHLLCYDCHYNPSTNRLTGHYLPEMPAVFGKIYSHNITNDKTNGIGSWSDGEILYFLRTGIHKNNEYVPPYMPKFPNVSEEDLQSVIAYLRSDDSLVAPHPAMDTAEEPSMLALFLGNFVFKPLPYPTTEIPNPPANNAVAVGKYWATGVIGCYQCHSADFKTNDEMVPEKSVGYFGGGNEMNDAMGKPIYTANITMSPEHGIGKWSKETFLRALRDGIRPDNRALRYPMARFPELTDSEIVCIFEYLKTVPVQQNVVNRNTELKYVNADPSEGAKVYYKYACYACHGQNGIGMCDLTKACRKYHSDEELIAWIKNPSKLNPGTKMPTWEGTIKEDEFAPLAQYVRQLGNQASNTAAGGKSTAKK; encoded by the coding sequence ATGAAAAAATTCTTCAAGATCCTGGGGATCGTCCTGGGTTGCGTGGTTATTCTGATACTCGGCTTTCTCGGGTATCTGAAGATGCACGGCTTCCCGAAGTTCAGCGAGGCCGATCTCCATCGTCCGAACATCCATGTGCAATCCAGCCCGGATCGCATAGCACGCGGCGCGAAGATCGTGCATCTACTCTGCTACGATTGCCATTACAATCCGTCAACCAATCGGCTCACCGGGCATTATCTGCCGGAGATGCCTGCCGTCTTCGGCAAGATCTATTCACATAATATTACCAACGACAAGACGAATGGCATCGGCTCGTGGAGCGATGGCGAAATCCTCTATTTCTTGCGCACCGGCATTCATAAGAATAATGAGTATGTGCCGCCGTATATGCCGAAATTCCCGAACGTCTCGGAAGAAGATCTGCAGTCGGTGATCGCCTACCTGCGTTCGGACGATTCGCTCGTCGCTCCGCATCCGGCGATGGATACGGCCGAAGAGCCATCGATGCTTGCGCTGTTCCTCGGCAATTTCGTCTTCAAGCCGTTGCCATACCCCACGACCGAGATCCCGAATCCGCCGGCGAACAATGCGGTGGCGGTCGGCAAATACTGGGCGACAGGTGTGATCGGTTGTTATCAGTGCCACAGCGCCGACTTCAAGACCAACGACGAAATGGTACCGGAGAAGTCGGTCGGCTATTTCGGCGGTGGCAACGAGATGAACGACGCGATGGGCAAGCCGATCTACACGGCGAACATCACCATGAGCCCGGAACATGGGATCGGCAAGTGGTCGAAGGAGACATTCCTTCGGGCATTGCGCGACGGCATTCGCCCCGACAACCGGGCGCTGCGTTACCCGATGGCCCGCTTCCCGGAGCTGACCGATTCCGAGATCGTCTGCATCTTCGAGTATCTCAAGACCGTGCCGGTGCAGCAGAACGTCGTCAACCGCAATACGGAGTTGAAGTATGTCAATGCCGATCCGTCGGAAGGTGCGAAGGTGTACTATAAGTATGCATGCTACGCCTGTCACGGCCAGAACGGCATCGGGATGTGCGACCTGACCAAGGCGTGCAGGAAGTATCACTCCGATGAAGAGCTCATCGCCTGGATCAAGAACCCGTCGAAGCTCAACCCCGGTACGAAGATGCCGACATGGGAAGGCACCATCAAAGAAGATGAATTCGCGCCGCTGGCGCAGTACGTTCGTCAGCTTGGCAATCAAGCGTCGAACACAGCCGCCGGAGGAAAATCCACTGCAAAGAAGTAG
- a CDS encoding asparaginase, giving the protein MTDQANPTNTRIALIFTGGTISVTTDKNAGPVPNLKGSEILDRIPEIGKYLPHVEISVFDFAILPGPHMSPAMMTTLADFTSAVLESCDGVVITHGTDSLEESAYFLDLALDTPKPVVFTGAMHHSMDAGWDGARNLIDAIGVASSEKYRGEGVLVVMNGEIDAAQSVTKSHTTRTDTFKSLDFGPLGTVNILGSAPPEKRRVAHKRVHIPLTEDGELPRVELFKTYAGMDDQLFAYALEKGVNGIVVEAMGQGNVPPGALNGIARACERKIPVVIVSRCPSGAVRPYYAYEGAGRELERLGCLFAPYLNGQKARLKLMLALAANYNAEALSQLFMLD; this is encoded by the coding sequence ATGACTGACCAAGCCAACCCCACGAATACACGCATTGCTCTCATCTTCACCGGCGGTACGATCTCGGTAACGACCGACAAGAACGCCGGCCCTGTGCCAAATCTCAAAGGCAGCGAGATACTCGACCGTATCCCCGAGATCGGGAAATACTTGCCGCATGTGGAGATCAGTGTGTTCGATTTTGCAATCTTGCCCGGACCGCACATGTCGCCGGCAATGATGACAACGCTGGCCGATTTCACCAGCGCGGTGCTCGAAAGTTGCGACGGCGTGGTGATCACACACGGCACCGATTCGCTTGAAGAAAGCGCGTACTTCCTCGACCTGGCGCTCGACACACCGAAGCCTGTGGTCTTCACCGGTGCGATGCATCACTCGATGGATGCCGGGTGGGACGGCGCTCGGAATTTGATCGATGCGATCGGCGTGGCCTCGAGCGAGAAGTATCGCGGCGAAGGAGTACTGGTCGTGATGAACGGCGAGATCGACGCCGCACAGTCGGTAACGAAATCACATACGACACGAACGGATACGTTCAAGTCGCTCGACTTCGGTCCGCTCGGCACGGTGAACATCCTCGGCTCTGCACCGCCGGAGAAACGTCGAGTAGCTCACAAGCGGGTCCACATCCCACTGACGGAAGACGGTGAACTTCCGCGGGTCGAACTCTTCAAGACCTATGCCGGCATGGACGACCAACTCTTCGCCTACGCATTGGAGAAAGGTGTCAACGGTATCGTCGTCGAAGCAATGGGGCAGGGCAACGTCCCGCCGGGTGCACTCAACGGTATCGCCCGGGCCTGTGAACGGAAGATCCCGGTCGTCATCGTCTCCCGCTGCCCGAGCGGAGCGGTACGACCGTACTATGCATACGAAGGTGCGGGCAGAGAGCTTGAACGATTGGGCTGCCTGTTCGCACCGTACCTCAACGGACAGAAAGCCCGGCTAAAGCTTATGCTGGCGCTTGCTGCGAACTACAATGCCGAGGCGCTGTCGCAGCTCTTCATGCTTGATTAG
- a CDS encoding DUF72 domain-containing protein has product MEFGKVETSLLESVNFRLPPDPQSSRSVLAAAKKKRPKKPIVKVGGAKWGRKDWINKIYPKGTKEANFLEVYASMFETIEMNSLFYRIQPSSVVEKWTTKVGPNFTFCPKFYQGITHIKRLKDAEEWTNAFLNSISGFGKHIGPSFIQLSDNFGPKNFDILSAYLSSLPTDLDVFLEVRHKDWFLPEHTERLFALLRERNQGWVITDTSGRRDCLHMQLPVPRAFIRYVGNNLHPTDFTRIDEWAERTREWLDQGMHSVYFFVHQHDELYAPELLHYSTKRFNEVCGATMPVPKLLTESMSLF; this is encoded by the coding sequence ATGGAATTTGGGAAAGTAGAAACATCGCTTCTTGAGAGTGTGAATTTCCGGCTTCCGCCGGATCCTCAGTCGTCTCGAAGCGTACTTGCGGCAGCGAAGAAGAAACGGCCGAAGAAGCCGATCGTGAAAGTTGGCGGTGCGAAATGGGGTCGCAAGGATTGGATCAATAAGATCTATCCGAAGGGGACGAAAGAAGCGAATTTCCTCGAGGTGTATGCGAGCATGTTCGAGACGATCGAAATGAACTCGCTATTTTATCGGATACAACCTTCCTCGGTTGTCGAAAAATGGACCACGAAAGTCGGACCGAATTTCACCTTCTGCCCGAAGTTCTACCAGGGTATTACCCATATCAAACGACTCAAGGATGCCGAAGAGTGGACGAATGCATTTCTGAATTCAATTTCCGGATTCGGAAAACATATCGGACCGTCATTCATTCAATTGTCGGATAATTTCGGTCCGAAAAATTTCGATATTCTTTCGGCCTATCTCTCGTCGTTGCCAACGGACCTCGATGTGTTTCTGGAGGTTCGTCATAAGGATTGGTTTCTTCCCGAACACACCGAGCGGTTATTTGCTTTGTTGCGGGAGCGGAACCAGGGGTGGGTAATCACCGACACCTCCGGCCGCCGAGATTGCTTGCACATGCAACTGCCGGTGCCGAGGGCGTTCATTCGGTATGTGGGGAATAATTTACATCCGACGGACTTTACCCGAATCGACGAATGGGCCGAACGCACACGCGAATGGCTCGATCAGGGCATGCATTCGGTATATTTTTTTGTTCATCAGCACGACGAGTTATATGCTCCGGAATTGCTGCACTATAGTACGAAGCGGTTCAATGAAGTATGCGGGGCCACCATGCCCGTCCCGAAGCTTCTGACCGAATCCATGTCACTGTTTTAG
- a CDS encoding O-methyltransferase, protein MKGTPLTEKTYSYIVDLFAREEVMLLELMQHRATERGVPPIMISEEQAKFIGFFLKAMNATRVLDVGTLFGYSAAIMARAIGAGGEVVTLEFESLHAAVARDNFKHLNLTNIQLLHGPALDHMKTMPDNYFDFILIDADKPNYVNYLKEALRLVRNGGVIAGDNALAWGKIADKDLPTTDPDFVSATAMQQFNAEFAALKNVFGCIVPVGDGMAMGIVTK, encoded by the coding sequence ATGAAAGGCACTCCGTTAACCGAGAAAACCTATTCGTATATCGTCGATCTCTTTGCGCGAGAAGAGGTGATGCTGCTCGAATTAATGCAGCATCGCGCGACCGAACGCGGCGTCCCGCCGATCATGATCTCCGAAGAGCAGGCGAAGTTCATCGGATTCTTTCTCAAAGCGATGAATGCAACACGTGTACTTGACGTCGGGACGCTCTTCGGCTACAGCGCCGCGATCATGGCGCGTGCGATCGGTGCAGGCGGCGAAGTCGTCACGCTGGAGTTCGAATCGCTGCATGCCGCCGTTGCTCGCGATAATTTTAAGCATTTGAATCTTACCAATATTCAACTGCTGCACGGGCCGGCACTCGACCACATGAAGACCATGCCCGACAATTACTTCGATTTTATTCTCATCGATGCGGACAAACCGAATTACGTCAACTACCTCAAGGAAGCGCTCCGCCTGGTTCGCAACGGTGGTGTGATTGCGGGCGACAATGCGCTTGCCTGGGGCAAGATCGCGGATAAGGATTTGCCGACGACGGACCCCGACTTCGTCAGCGCCACAGCGATGCAACAGTTCAACGCCGAGTTCGCAGCGCTGAAGAACGTCTTCGGATGCATCGTTCCGGTCGGCGACGGGATGGCGATGGGGATCGTCACGAAGTAA